The Bicyclus anynana chromosome 12, ilBicAnyn1.1, whole genome shotgun sequence genomic interval TCGTTCGCAATCTTCCATTAAAAATATTGGGTTGGATAATTTATGGGATGCTTTTGGTGAAATTAGTTTCTTTCTATTTAGAATAaccttacaataatattatttattctatgattttgttttatttaacattttcagGTACAGAAAAGCAAATAGATGGGATGTCATACAAAACAAATCCTCATCATATTTTGTTCATCCACTAGACGGCGAAGTGTTTGCTCAGATCTTAAATATTTCCTCGTACAGAGTAAGTTTATCAATTAGATTCAATGAATGTAGAAAATTAagatgaatataaataaaaaaataattattttttggagttaaatgtttattttatgtctTTTCCATTAGGTGTACATCCACAGTCCGCTCGAGGTGCCCGACGTCGCCTCCAAGTACCATCATTCGCCTTCGTACTTCTACATGAAGATTTTCGTCACCGCCACTACTGTTTATACTTCTGATGAAGCCGCTGGGTATTTAAAAGTTTTCTTTGTTTATCGCTAATTGGCTGTCAATTATTCCATGGTTAAGGGACCAGACTAAACACTGAGAAATCATGGAAACCATGCTCGCCCAGGACCCTAAACACAAAAcagcttttttataatttttgtctgtctaatgattttaaacttaattcgtggttgttcattacgatATTATTCAAACGGGTAcgtaccacgataaaacgacgagatttttaaagtcgATATTTCGACTTGCATgaatcgtggtcacgacgggactgatgtttgcgagatgcgaagttgacagtTCTGCCCTTAACAGCtgctgtcaacttcgcatcaCGACGGAGCtggatagaggaagttattgaatATGTAGACTAATTTTCAtcccaaaaaaaataacaatgcaaAATTTTAACGAATCAGTTGTAGCGAAGTACTTGCTAGGGTACCCCGCGCGCGCCTGTCTCCAACTCGAAATCATCTCACGTATCTTAATTTTAGGGTACTTTATGCGCGTAACAACATTAGTAGCTAATTTCCCAGACCTCATAAAGTTTGCATCGGACTGTACCAGGCATCGAGGAAGAAACTTTGATGTTTTATTTCCAGCCTCAGCGTAGCTCAACGCCGCTGCCGCTTCAGCCACGAAAACAACCTGAAGCACAACTCCGTGTACTCGTACACCATGTGTCGGATCGAGTGCAGGATCCGCCTCTGTCTGCAGTACTGCCAGTGCATCCCGCACTTTTACAGGAGGATTGGTCAGTGCATGGCTTTTCTTTTACTCAATAACAAGTTAGTTGACTGCCTGATGTTAAGTGGCAAGTGCAGTCTAATATGGACgcgggcttacttgtaagaGGCACAAGTAtgcgtcatcgtaccggaacgctaaatcgcttggcggtagggtggtaactagctagcATGCCTATCATCAGACCAGACTTGAGCCAATTCAGAAAATTTAAAACCTTTAACTGACCGAGCTGAAAATGAATCTAGGCCTCTCTGTTGATAACCACAGCATTGGCAACTGCGCCAGAGTTGGTCAATATGTGTTAACCTCCTATAACGCAGAACCAAAGACATACATATACAAGAAATTGaagtgggcggggcacatagttcgaagagccgatggaggattccaagatgctggaatggcgatcccgcaccgaaaagcggaCGAATCATCAGAGTTACGATAAAGTTATCCGcgaacatacataaaatatacatatatacggtcgaattgaaaCTTCCTCCattatttgaagtcggttaataatactTTGCCTTTAAGCATCTGAACTAACAATTGCTACGATTTATGAAATTGCTATTTTTATATCGCAGGTGACGAAAAGATATGCGACGTAAAAGGATTACACTGCTTGGCTCGTTATAAAGGTATATTtgatttaactaaatatttgtaaacatGCGAGACTCTCTAACCaatattggagcagcgtggtggctctaagctccatatcccctcttgaATAAGGAGGAAGACCTGACCCTGTGGTGAGCCGTTAAAAaggctaataataatgaagAAAGCAAAACTACTTattaaatttgtgaaaaatcgaaACTAAACAAAGAGTGTTAAAATCTGATGGCATAACTAGACATAATTCACATAAAAGGCTTATTATTTGCGCAAATAAATTTTGCCTAGCTGTCCACCGCGGAAATGCAGACAGTATTTTTGCCagtattccacgtgggcatgatttgtatcccgagagccgtaatagcccagtggatatgacctctgcctccgatttcgaaggatgtgggttcgaatccggtccgcggcatgcacctctaacttttcagttgtgtgcattttaagaaattaaatatcacgtgtctcaaacggtgaagcaaaaacatcgtgagaaaaacctgcatacctgagaatattcttaatgcGTATGAGAAGTCTAcaaatccgcattgagccagcgtggtggactattggtctaacccctctaattctgagaggagactcgaactcaacagtgagtcgaatatgggttgataaagatgatgatgatgatgatgacgatgatttgtatagttattaggataagttctTTGCGTATGAGAAGTCTAcaaatccgcattgagccagcgtggtggactattggtctaacccctctaattctgagaggagactcgaactcaacagtgagtcgaatatgggttgataaagatgatgatgatgatgatgacgatgatttgtatagttattaggataagttagcttaagttccttattgtattctttctcaataagtGTCCAATGTACTTTATTTCATcctataaataattcattttaatgttTACAGATATACTAATAAATTTGATGCACAAAGGTGGCAAGAAAGTAGACTGCGAATGTTTCCCCATATGTCATAACGTGCACTATTCTGTTCAATCATATGTAAGTGGGTAAACggaaaacttttatatttatacatatacacacCAAAAACCAGTGAAGTGCATTTTATACGTCTCCAGTAGCGGGAATCGAACGCTAGACTCGAATACTGGACCCGATAATTCGTCGCTAAACAAATTAGCGACTGGACCAAAAAAGTAGTTACCTGAAATATATTTAGGTTAATCTTTGGTAGTTGTGTGTCGGCAGCCATACTCTTTTAAGTGTTCGTAACCCTGACCACTAAATTGATTAGGCTTTCTGTAGTCTCATTTAGAAGAAAGATGGATAATCTTCTGTTACGTGGATGGGGAATTTGAAAGTAGTGTTACGGGTAACAGGAGTAGAATTAGACCTCTGGTCAATTGTCACTCTGTTACAATCATTACCAATCATTATGACCAAGACCGACCAGCCTAAAATGCTCCCCATTTTCGGGGTGCCGCCAAGCATTTCTCGCAAATATCTAATACCTAATAAACCAGCCTTGAATTTAGACCCAAAACTGAATTGAAggttatcataatattatattgaatctTTCTTATCCAGGCTTTGCAGAGCTGGATCTTAGGCACCAATTTCCAGTGGGGTATCAGCACATACCCCAGGATGAAGTACCGACGGGACATCATCTTCGGCTTCACTGATGTTTTAGGTAAGCTGTTTTGCTTCTTAACTACTCAATCGGGAACTCACATTACATCAGATGCTCTCGCTCACAGAAGATTTACTGAAAACTTTTAGGAATATTTTGACGGACCGTGCCGATGATATGTGGAAGACCATCGTCCACAAACAGTACATAAGAGTAACACTTCGCAGGGCAGGtctaatttacatcctaattaGTGCCACCCTGTTTCCATGAGGCGTAGTCTGCAAAATCTAGCCTGTTGGTATTGGGTATACCGCCAtttgtcggtcgccagagctTGTCAGTCATGAAACACGAGCAGGTGACGTTGGCAGTTGGAAAAATTGCTCGAGTTTAGAAGTCCTTGCAAGAGGCCAATGTCCCAGCAGAGAACCCattcagctgataatgatgagaacaatttaaaagtaaatcCAAGGTTTTGCTCACTTTCAGTGGCGGTGGGCGGCATGGCGGGGCTCTTCCTGGGGTGCAGCGTGCTTAGCTTCATGGAGATCCTTTACTTCATGACGCTGAGGCTTATCTCCTACACcaaaactacaaataaataaactaaaataaaatataattagcaATGCTAAGAGTAAGATGTAAAATGCCCATTCGGTGTTAGTGTTTCTTCACACGACCAATACAATTTTAGAATGTTTTGTTCAATTCAAATGTAATTTTCactaaatttaattatgtagtatttttttt includes:
- the LOC112050974 gene encoding sodium channel protein Nach-like produces the protein MFPKRKVNVQRNQDVNHQKEHNNGHKLLSQVLIEKIRDYVVLFLETSTIHGFNHLVNDRRHPCEVILWLIVVMISLYGTISISWMTWTRYQSSPTVISIDRNMYAWNTTFPSTSICPEEKVDLEKLELYLNTSTVEDKEKLKTFITALANATFENFDALPDYKDIEARDYLETLLSLTPPFKPTVSIGAAGVGFGKMVPTITEMGLCYATNSKIAIYNSPEYRKANRWDVIQNKSSSYFVHPLDGEVFAQILNISSYRVYIHSPLEVPDVASKYHHSPSYFYMKIFVTATTVYTSDEAAGLSVAQRRCRFSHENNLKHNSVYSYTMCRIECRIRLCLQYCQCIPHFYRRIGDEKICDVKGLHCLARYKDILINLMHKGGKKVDCECFPICHNVHYSVQSYALQSWILGTNFQWGISTYPRMKYRRDIIFGFTDVLVAVGGMAGLFLGCSVLSFMEILYFMTLRLISYTKTTNK